Proteins co-encoded in one Pocillopora verrucosa isolate sample1 chromosome 1, ASM3666991v2, whole genome shotgun sequence genomic window:
- the LOC131781683 gene encoding putative leucine-rich repeat-containing protein DDB_G0281931, protein MAQTLSSKYSFRTVLLKIVALLACFEHYRSLTFGENLSNYGSRSLYCKASRNKRDIRVLKTEKLTPLNYDDTFAYGCLHDIPIPNSTLETTFTPQQERAVLMEIFNQTDGHHWRKSTHWGNNSVPHCLWYGITCDQTNSYIISIALTKNNLVGVFPGSLWKLRNLQGLCVGNNNRLAGNLFEILSANMTTLLRLDLAFNKLSGEIPAEILPKMESLVKVQLCCQLGKGLSSTIPRDIGNLSELQVLSIGENTLNGMIPKSIAKLKKLWFLDLESVSFLRGGFENLYNLSSLRYMHLSLAGLNGTLPDDFGLYFPAMIECLLPGNHFSGSIPSTMGNMTNLWHLNLANNAFSGKLPKSLGSIPMLQVADFSGNQLSGLQEGIVFKSKSLEVLNLAGNKQLTMMFNTLLEAMEPINQSLRILNISDCNFLGKISAKLWDFQNLISVDLSRNSLFGQLPSPPDNMLFLLNLDVSANNLSGKIPQEFAKLLALEVFDISLNPNMHESNEEKGALPNLVTVDFKTLTQRNSDDKFRCPNARLSYNKGLVVLDPNYYFYRLCLCNIGYYGSGRTCLSCMEGGVCHDQMLPTQSMIIKKRYWPSSLHGNVTHLIRCSQALGTSALVNTSCNPTGSCECGIDPDWLREKNGASDRPFITCNKSCLCQKGSRDRFCSLCEHGYYKQGILCYACRKSKASVYIIAVLLILSIMLITLGFFFYEKKRFLSVTFVFSQIIILTVLAMLQIIPAWLLELNVIALFIGLAGRGKGARGIMKTSVFYFQTFDALLSNTDV, encoded by the exons ATGGCCCAAACGCTTTCATCAAAATATTCCTTTCGAACCGTATTGTTAAAGATTGTGGCGCTCCTTGCTTGCTTCGAACATTACCGATCTCTTACGTTCGGAGAAAACTTATCAAACTATGGATCAAGGTCACTCTACTGCAAAGCAAGTCGGAACAAACGAGACATCAGAG TTTTGAAAACAGAGAAGCTGACTCCTCTGAACTACGATGATACTTTTGCCTATGGATGCTTGCACGATATCCCGATTCCAAATAGTACTTTGGAGACAACCTTCACGCCCCAACAAGAAAGAGCTGTACTCATGGAAATATTCAACCAAACAGATGGTCACCATTGGAGAAAAAGTACTCACTGGGGGAACAACTCTGTACCACACTGCCTTTGGTATGGAATCACATGTGATCAAACCAATAGCTACATTATCAGTATCGCTTTGACCAAAAACAATTTGGTTGGGGTTTTTCCAGGAAGTTTGTGGAAACTTCGTAATTTGCAGGGTTTGTGTGTAGGTAATAACAACAGGCTTGCAGGtaatctttttgaaattttgtctgcCAATATGACCACCTTGCTTCGTCTTGATCTTGCTTTTAATAAGTTGTCTGGTGAGATTCCCGCTGAAATCTTACCAAAGATGGAATCTTTGGTAAAAGTTCAACTCTGCTGCCAATTGGGAAAGGGTCTCTCTAGTACAATTCCAAGGGACATTGGGAACTTGAGTGAGCTGCAAGTTCTCAGTATCGGAGAAAACACATTGAATGGCATGATTCCGAAGAGCATTGCCAAATTGAAGAAGCTTTGGTTTTTGGATCTTGAGAGTGTGTCATTTCTTAGAGGCGGATTTGAAAACCTTTATAATCTGTCATCTCTACGTTACATGCACCTGTCTCTTGCCGGGCTAAACGGGACTTTACCAGATGATTTTGGACTTTACTTTCCTGCTATGATTGAGTGTCTTTTGCCTGGCAATCATTTCAGTGGAAGCATTCCTTCAACAATGGGTAACATGACAAACTTATGGCATTTAAACCTGGCGAACAACGCTTTTTCTGGAAAATTACCAAAAAGCTTAGGCTCAATACCCATGCTTCAAGTTGCTGATTTCAGTGGAAATCAGTTATCGGGGCTACAAGAAGGAATTGTTTTCAAGTCAAAATCCTTAGAAGTACTTAATTTGGCTGGTAATAAACAGCTTACCATGATGTTTAATACCCTATTAGAAGCAATGGAACCCATAAATCAATCGTTACGTATTCTTAACATCAGTGACTgcaattttcttggaaaaatctCCGCGAAACTGTGGGACTTCCAAAATTTGATTTCTGTAGATTTAAGTAGAAATAGCTTGTTTGGACAGCTTCCATCTCCCCCAGATAATATGTTATTTCTTCTTAATCTTGACGTATCTGCGAACAACCTTTCAGGAAAAATTCCTCAAGAATTTGCAAAACTCTTAGCACTGGAAGTCTTCGACATCTCACTGAATCCCAATATGCACGAGTCCAACGAGGAAAAAGGAGCTCTACCCAACCTCGTGACGgttgattttaaaactttgacgCAGAGAAATTCAGATGATAAATTTAGGTGTCCCAATGCTCGACTCAGTTACAACAAAGGACTTGTCGTGTTAGACCCAAATTACTATTTTTACCGTCTGTGCCTTTGTAATATTGGATACTACGGCTCAGGAAGAACCTGTTTATCTTGTATGGAAGGGGGAGTGTGTCACGATCAAATGCTTCCTACGCAGTCGATGATCATTAAAAAGAGATATTGGCCTTCATCACTTCATGGAAACGTGACTCACCTAATAAGATGTTCCCAAGCTTTAGGCACCAGCGCCCTCGTAAATACATCATGCAATCCAACCGGCTCTTGTGAGTGTGGTATTGATCCTGATTGGCTTAGGGAGAAAAATGGAGCAAGTGACAGACCATTCATTACTTGTAACAAGTCGTGCCTTTGTCAGAAAGGTAGTCGAGATAGGTTTTGCTCCCTTTGTGAACATGGTTATTACAAACAGGGAATACTTTGCTACGCCTGTCGTAAAAGTAAAGCCAGTGTGTACATTATAGCCGTACTTCTGATTCTTTCCATCATGCTCATTACCCTTGGGTTTTTCTTTTACGAGAAGAAGAGATTTCTATCTGTTACTTTTGTCTTTTCTCAAATCATCATTTTAACCGTTTTGGCGATGCTTCAAATCATTCCAGCCTGGCTCCTCGAACTCAACGTTATTGCTCTTTTCATCGGTTTAGCTGGAAGAGGAAAGGGTGCAAGAGGAATCATGAAGACAAGCGTATTTTATTTCCAAACTTTTGATGCCTTATTGTCCAACACGGACGTTTGA